The Guyparkeria halophila DNA window CGGCCGAGAGTCTGGCAACGCAGGCACCCGCGTACCAGGCCAAGCTCGTCGGCTGGCTCGAGCAGATCCGCACGATGCTCGCCGAACGCGGTGCACCGCCCGAACTACTGCCGGCGCAGATCCCATTGCCGGCGACCAGCACCATCACCGGCACGGCCACGGGTATCGCGACTGGCCTGGGCCAGTTCACGGCCAGTACCCTGCTCGTCCTGCTGGCCTTCATGTTCCTGCTGCTGGAGGAACGCACCCTGGCGGACAAGCTTGCCGCGGCATTTCCGGGTCGCCGCCGGGCGCGCGTGCGTACTCGGCGTTTCCTGCGCTCGGTCTACCGTTACCTGCTGATCAAGACCGGCGCCAGTGTGCTCACCGGGCTGCTGGTGGGGGCAGGCTTGAGTTGGCTGGGTATCGATTTCGCCATTCTCTGGGGCATCCTTGCCGGGCTGCTCAACTTCATTCCCACGATCGGCTCGTTCATCGCCGCGATACCCGCCCTGCTGGTCACGGTAGTCAGCGGGTCACCGCTGGATATCCTGCTGGTCGGTACGTTGTACCTGGTGGTAAACATCAGTATCGGCAGCATCCTCGAGCCACGACTGCTCGGCCGCACCCTGGGCCTGTCACCGGTCATCGTGCTGATTTCGCTGCTGGTCTGGGGTTGGGTGTTCGGGCCAATCGGGATGCTCCTGGCCGTACCCCTGACCATGATCGCCAAGCTCGCCCTGGATTCCAGCCCGCAAACCCGTTGGGCAGGCATCCTGTTGAGTGACCGCGTTCGTCGCCAACCCCTTGCCGCGACCCGCCCCGATGACTGAGCCGGATGAGGCGACGCCCACTCAGGCCGACAGCGCCTTCGACACATCGGGAAGCCCGTCGCGGCCGGTGACCTCGAGCCAGACGGCACCGCACGAGGACCTTGAGCGACAATTGCGACGCCACGCGCGACGCCCCTTCGCCAAACCGATTGCCGCCTACAACCGCGAGGCATTCGATCGGGTGGCCACCCAGCTGGCATCAACCGAGCGCCCCCTGATCCTGGATTCGGGCTGCGGCACGGGCGACAGCAGTCGACTGCTCGCCTACCGCCATCCGGATCACTGGGTCGTGGGCGTGGACCGATCCGCCGACCGGTTATCACGACAACGCACGGACACCCCGGCAAACTGCCTGCTGGTAAGGGCGGATCTGGTCGATTTCTGGCGGCTGGCCCATGAGCACGGATGGAGGCCCGCCCGGCACTACCTGCTCTATCCCAACCCGGAACCCAAGCCCCGGCATCTCAAGCGGCGGTTTCATGCCCACCCGGTTTTCCCCGCCTTTGTCGCCCTGGGAGGGCGAATCGAGTCGCGCAGCAACTGGCGGATCTATCTGGAGGAGCTGGCGCAGGCCTTGGCGTTCCATGGACGGGCGTGCCACATCGAGTCCGTTCCGGCCGACGAGCCGGCCATGACGCTATTCGAGCGCAAATACCAGGCAAGTGGTCAATCGTTATGGCGATTGATCAGTATCGATTAATAAAGCCTTCCATTACGCACAAATGCCGGCACCTCATCTCCGATGTCATCAGCCACGCAATTTATGCGCAAATCTGCCTTTTCTATAGGCCGGCACGTTTGACAAGGCCGCTACCCTGTCCCGAGGCAGTCTCGACATGGCCCCGAATTCGCAGAGCTGCTGGCCTGTGCCTATACTCGGCCTGTCTTTGTGCCCCGCTGCCAAAAGCGAATCAATTTAATGGCACGGGCCGTCCATAAACGTTTCGTCCATGAAACGGGGCCGCAACCCTATTCATGGGAATTCCAGGAGGAGCCGATCGCATGTTTAACTCGATAATGGTCCCGGTGGATCTCGCGCATCTCGATGCGCTGGAAAAACCATTGACGGTGGCAGCCGACATGGCCCGTCACTACAACGCCCAGCTTTGTTACGTGGGCGTCACCACCTCTCAGCCGAGTTCCGTTGCCAGGACGCCCGAGGAGTACGAGCAGAAGCTCAAGACGTTCGCCCAGGAACACGCTCCGGATAACGGGCATCAGCCGACCGCTCGTGTCTACAACAGCCACGATCCGGTGACCGATCTCGACGACATCCTGCTCAAGGCGATTGACGACGTGGGCGCCGATCTTGTGGTGATGGGCACGCACCTGCCGCATCACATCGACGCGATCATGCCGGCCAATGGCAGCAAGGTCGCCGCGCACTCGGACGTCTCGGTCTTTCTCGTTCGGCCCTGATCACCGAACGACCGAAACGAACGAACTGGTCAACCTGAAATCGACGGAGAGACACACGTGGACAACAAACCCGACAATTCCCCGGACACCCATGAAGAGTCCGTCGGCGTTCCGGCGCCGGAAGGGGCCGCCAACCTGATCGATACCGATTACAAGATCGGCCAGGACAACTACCAGGCAAGCCCGATGGGCGTGAACATCGACCTCCACGGTGCGGTGTTCAGCTTCTCATCCCTGGTGGTTCTGGCCTTCGTGATCCTGACCCTCGCGCTGCCCGATCAGGCAGCCTCCTGGTTTGACGGCGCCAAGAACTGGATCAACGCGAACATGAGCTGGTTCCTGATCGGCGCGGCCAACGTGTTCGTGATCCTGTGCCTGGCGCTCATCGTCTCCCCGCTCGGCAAAGTCCGTATCGGCGGGGCCAAGGCCAAACCGGACTTCAGCTACCTGGGCTGGTTCTCGATGCTGTTCGCCGCCGGCATGGGCGTCGGCCTGATGTTCTACGGCGTTTCCGAACCCATGTCGCACTACGGCACGGCCCTGGGCGGCATCAGCATGGGCGAGGATGGCGCTCGGACCGACTGGGCCCCGCTCGGCGCGGCCGCCGACAATCCCGCCGCTGCCTATAGCCTTGGCATGGCCGCCACCATCTTCCACTGGGGTCTGCACCCCTGGGCGATCTACGCGATCGTGGCACTGTCGCTGGCCATCTTTGCCTACAACAAGGGCCTGCCGCTGACGGTCCGCTCGATGTTCTACCCGCTCCTGGGTGAGCGCATCTGGGGCTGGCCGGGGCATCTCATCGACATTCTGGCCGTATTCGCGACGCTGTTCGGGCTGGCAACCTCGTTGGGTATCGGTGCCCAGCAGGCAGCCGCCGGGCTGAACCATTTGTTCGACGTGCCGGGAGGAAACACGACGCTGGTGCTGCTGATCTCCGCGATCACCGCGGTAGCGATCGTTTCCATCGTGCTGGGTGTCGACAAGGGCGTTAAGCGCCTGTCGGAGATGAACATGGTGCTGGCGTTCCTGTTGCTGATGTTCGTGATCTTCGTCGGCCCGACGCTCTTGATCGCGACCGGCTTCTTCAAGAACCTCGGCTCCTACTTCGTCGAACTGCCGTTCCTGTCCAACCCGTTCGGGCGCGAGGACGCAAACTTCAGCCAGGGCTGGACCACGTTCTACTGGGCCTGGTGGATCAGCTGGTCGCCGTTCGTCGGCATGTTCATCGCACGGGTTTCCCGTGGCCGCTCGGTGCGTGAATTCCTCACCGCCGTGCTGCTGGTACCGTCCACTGTGTCCGTACTCTGGATGACGGCGTTCGGCACCACGGCCATCGAGCAGATGAAGAACGGCTTTGAAGGGGCCACGAACGCCGACCTGCCGGTCAAGCTGTTCGAGGTACTGAGCCAGATGCCGCTTGCCGAAATCACCTCGTTCATCGCCATCGTCTTGGTGATTGTGTTCTTCGTGACCTCGTCGGACTCCGGTTCGCTGGTCATCGACACCATCACCGCCGGTGGCAAGATCGATGCGCCGAAGCCGCAGCGTGTGTTCTGGGGCGTGATCGAGGGCGCCATCGCCATCGCCCTGCTCGTGGGTGGCGGTCTCGCAGCGCTTCAATCGGCCGCCGTGGCAGCCGGGCTACCGTTCACGGTGGTTCTGCTGGTGGGTTGTTATGCAATCGTGAAGGGGCTGATGAGCGAACCCCGCGGCAAATAATGAGCTGAGAGGCTCTGATTGACGGTGGGCCTGGACTCACCGTCATCCCATCAGCTCACACAGCAAAGGCGGCCAATCGGCCGCCTTTTTTCGTGGTCAGATGAAAATGCTCTCGGCCTGACCGCGCGTCACTCCCAGAGCTCGCCCACGGGCGTGTCGGGAGAGTAATGCCGGGCAATCTGTGCCTGTAGCAATTCGGCCGTTGCCAGGGCATCCACCTTGGCGTGGTGGGCCGAGTAGGCCGGCAGGCCGTAACGTGTCCGGCTATCCGGCAGCCGGACCGATGTGTGCGATCCCAAAAGCATCCCCTTGAGACGATTCCACCCGCCCTGGCGAACCTGGCGGGCCTCGATGCTCATGGTGTCGATCAACGGAAACAGACAGCGTTCACCACGCCGTGCGACCACGGCCGCATCCAGGAACGGCCGTTCGATTCCACGGAAGTGAACCACGACCACGTTCCCCGCGAGGGCAGCCAGCACCTCGTCGAGCACCTCGTCCAGATCCGGCGCCTGGGCGACCTCGGCATGCGTGATGCGGTGGAACCGGATCGAGGCTTCATCGAGGGGCCGTGGCGGTTTGACCACCCAGTAACGACCGGCCGAGGGACGGATTCGGGCCAGATCAAACGGCACCATGCCGATTGAGATGATGGCATGACGATGGACGTCCATGCCGGTCGTCTCGAAATCCAGCGCGATCAGGGGCACGTCGCGCAACGGGGTATCCGGGGCCGGCACCCCCGCGCCGTAGAACGCGCGCAGGGCCGAATCACGGCTGCGTCCGGCCTGGTCGGCAAAAAACGCCGCCCAAGTCGCTTCATCCGATTGTTGACAGGACATGGCCAGGCTCACCGTGTCGGCATCGGGTAGCGGAAACGCAGGAATTTCTGGGCGTTGCTCAGCACCTGGAAAGCATCCTTGAGGTTGTGGCGCTCGCCATCCGAGACGTTCTCCGGCTCGATGTTGTTGTCCGGGGCGTGGTGGTGCTTGAGGTCATACGCCTGGTGGCGGATACGCACCATGGAGATGAATTCCAACGCGTAGCGGAGCTTGTCCGCCTGCCCTGCCGGCAGCGTGTTCGCCCTGACGATGTCGTCGAGGCGGTCGAACGAGGTCTGCGAGCGCGAACCAACCGCCAGAGCGTGGACCCGGATGACGTCGACCAGTGGCGCGGTGCCACGTCGTTTGAGATTGATGGAGTTGTTGTGCTGACCGTCCTTTTCCATGACGAAAGTGCGAAAGAAGCCCAGCGGCGGCGTGCGATTGAGCGCATTACGCGCCAGGGCGGCCAGAAACAACGGGCTTTGGCTGGCGCGTTGCGCGACCAGATCCTGCAGCTGTTCGACAAAGCGCTCCTCCCCGTGCACGGCCTCGAGATCGAAGAAGATTGAACTGTGCAGCAGTTTTTCGGGATCGGGCTGATCGATCCACCCTTCGAAGTAGCGCCGCCAGACCGAGAGCGGTTGGCGCCATTTCTGATTGGTGCCCATGATCCCGCCGTTGCAATAGGGATAACCGCAGGCATGCAGGCCGTCGCTTACCCGCTTGGCCAGTGCCACGAACCAGGCATCGTGCTGTTCGGGGTCGAAGGAGTCGTCCAGGATCAGCGCGTTGTCCTGGTCCGTCGCGATGGTCTGATCGTTTCGCGCCATCGAGCCATTGACCATGAAGCAATACGGCACCGGCGGCGGGCCCAACTCGGCCTCGGCCAGTTCGATCAACCGTCGGATCAGGCTGCGTCCGATACTGGACATCGCCTGACCGATCATCTGCGAGGTCGCCCCGTCGTCCACCAACCGCACGAAGGCCGCCCGCACATCCGGCATCAACCGGGACAGCCCCTTGACCGACCCCTGGTTGAAGATATTACTGACCAGATACAAGCTGCTGTGCGTCTCGTAACGTACGATATCCGACAGGTGCACCACGCCCACCGGTCGACGGCGGTGCAGTACCGGCAGGTGATGGACGTTGTTGCGCAGCATCGCAAGCATGGCCTCATAGACCGACTCATCCGACTGGATGGTGATCAACCGGTCGTGCTTAATCTCGGTCAGCGGCGTTTCCCCGGATAGCCCGGCCGCCAGTACCCGACCGCGCAGGTCCTGATCCGTCAGGATGCCAGTCAGCCGCCAATGGCCGTGCTCCTCGCCGGCAAAAGCACGCTCGTCATCTGGTTCCGCGCGAGACAACAACAGGATCGACGAGACATGATGCTCGGTCATCAGCCGGGCCGCCTCATGCACCGTGGCGGTTTCCTCGATGTTGACCGGGCTTCGAGTCAGCAGTCGACGCACCCGACTGACCATCAGGTCGTTCTCGCGCTCGTTCTGTTCCACCGTGGACTGCAGGCGCGGACCGGACAGCTCGACGAAATCGGCGAACTGGTCGTCTTCCTCGCACAATTGATCGAACACTTCCGCCGGGATCAGGTAGAGCAGCGTGTCCTCGATGGCGCGCACCGGGAACCGCACCCGGCGATTGTGCAGCAGGCCGGTGTGGCCGAAGATATCGCCCTCGCCGATCCGGTTGTACAACTCGCCGTTGTGCCGATAGACCTCGACCGCGCCACTGCGGATGTAGCGCAGCGTGTCGATCGGTTCGCCGTACTCCTGAATCATGGAGCCGTCACGGTAATAGGCCACGTCCGTGCGGGCGGCGATCTGGTCAAGCCACTTCCGGTCAAGCCGATCGAACGGCGGGTAGTGACGCAAGTGTTCACTGATTTCCTGGACTTCCGCTTCCATCTACTGCCTCTGCCGGTTGGGTACGTGGCATCACAAGCGCACTCCGATGCGCCCCCTGCCCCGAGAGGTTGGCACAAAAAAGGCGGGCTTTCGCCCGCCTTGGTAACACTCAATTTCTCAAACGTCAGAAATAATAGCCGACGTTGATGTTAAACACGGTGTTGCTCTCACCGTCGCCAGTCATGCTACCGCCAACGAACGGCTGGTTGCGGCCGTTGATGATGTCGAAGTACGTGTACAGACCGCCGGCAGACACTGCCATGCCGGTGACGTTCATGTAGGTATCCTCGAAATCGTTGTTCTTGTCATAGATCAGGCTGTAGTCGTTGTAGAACGTCAACGAGGAAACCGGACCCCATTCAACCGGGAGCGTATAGGCCAGGTTGGCCGTAATCGCCTTAGCGGACAGCGGCCCGGTAAACAAGCCCGCGTAGTAGCCGTAGTTCATGAACTGAGCATTCGGATCATCCAGATCGTATTCCCAGTCGGTGTACTGCAGTTGCAGATTCCAGCGCTCGTAGTCCGCCACCAAGTGGGCTGCTGCCGCATAATAGTCGCCGTCTCCGCCGGAGTTTGCTCCATCCAACTGCCCATATTTCAGCGAGGCGCCCGGCTTGAGAGTGAGCTTGTCGCCAACCTTGTAATCATACTCAGCGCGGGCTGCCAACGTATTTACGGTTTGAGAATCTCGAGCCCCGTCCACCGCGTCGATGGCATCAGCATCGTCATAGTCGTAGCCCACAATATTCGCGGAATAGGATTCGAGGCTGGAACCACCACGCTCGTCATTCTTCATCAACGCCAAGTCGAAGCGCCAATCACCCGGCGTGTAGGTGGTGCCCACACCGAAATCGTAGTTGTCCTCCAGGCCTACGTAATAAAGCGAGGAGAAATAGAAGTTGTGGGAGTTGTATGGCAATACGCCGAACGGCACCTGGAAGATACCCGCCCGTGCCATCAAGTCATCGGTGAACTCGTAACCAACCCAGGCGTGGTGAATCACCGACATGTACTCGTACCAACGCCATTCAGCGGACAGGATCACGTCGTTGATCTCGCCGTCGAAGTTCAAACGGAAGGTATCGAACGCCAGGTCGCCGCCACGGTCCTTGCCCGCGCTATCGTTGTCAGCCACGGTGTAGTTGAACCGCACTGCACCACCGACATTGATATCCGGCTTGGCGGCTTCCGCCTTTTCTTCGGCCTTGGCGACCTTCTCGGCCTGCTCCGACTGCGTCTGCTCGATCTGATCGTTGCGCGCGCGCTCTTTCTCCAACTCGCCCTGCAGGTTCTCGACGCGCTGCTTGAGTGCCTCGAGCTCCTGCATGATGCGTTCGGCGCTGGCGTCGCCGGTGGCCGCCATACCGGAAAGCGGCGACGTTCCCAGCGCCACGCCGATGGAGATTGCCAATAACTGCTTCTTCATCATCGATCCCTCTTTCTTCGTTGTTTATCAACGGCTCTGATCGTTTTATTTTGTGGCCGTGGCCACGTTAACACGGGGTGCAAGCCCCTGAATCCGACGCTCACAGGAGCAGCCGACGTCACTTCCCATCTTCTGCTGCGCGATCCGGTGCACACGGGTCCGGCCGGGACACGGCCGGCATGATCAGTCGCAGGTCGAACGCGTCGTCCGCCCCCGGGGGATCACTCAGATGGTTTAGCGGCACCATGCCGACGGACAACACCTCCGGACGCCTCTTCTCGGCGACCCGTGCCAGCCAGTAGCCAACACCCCGGTCAAGTCGCGCGTGCTGATTGCCCATCACGGCGACGATCTGGTGGGCGGGAAAGGATTCCCGCGCGGCCATGATCGCTTCGGCCATCAACACATCGCGTGCCACCTGCGCCCGAACCATGCGGCTCGACATGGCGGGCGGAATCGCCTGGCAATGCGATTGCTCGAGGACCTCGACCAGCCCACGCTGCTGTGCATCCGGCAAGGACAATGTCGGGGCAATCGAATCGATCCATGCCCGTGCGTCGGCGTCCAGTTCGTCCCGCCAACCGGCATCATCTGCAATCGCCACCGCCATGGCCTTCTCTCGCGACAGGTTCAATGGCCAAAGCGGCACCCCGTGCTCCGTTGCCCAGTCAAACAACGGGCCGTAGTGTTGCCATCCCCACCCCTCGAAATCGAAGCCGCCCGCGTGGGCTCGTGCTCGACCGTTCTCGAAACGCCCGGCGTTTAGCCGATCGATCCTGCCCCCACCACCACGATCGAGCTGCTCGAGGGCAAGCACAAGCGGACCATCGAAGGCATCGAACAGCTCGACCTGGCGCCGATGGATGGCCTCGGAATCATGCACCTCCCCCAGCAGAATCACCGGGGCATCACGCAGGCGATCCAGCGCCTGGTCATTGGTCACGGCATGACCGCGGGCATCCCACCAGCTACCGACAAGCGGGGCGGTCTCAGCCCGAGCGGTGGAGATCACCAGCAAAACGGCAAGTCCGCCCAGCAGACCACCGATTCCGGGCAGCGTCCGACCATGCCGAACCACCAACGGAGTCATTTTGTTCGGGGATGCCATCGGGTCCATGCGTGACAGGTCGACTCCTTCTAGCTGGGGCATACGGTGGGCGGCCAAACCCGGGATGAACCGGAGCTTAGTAAAACGAGGGCGATTTGCCTCCCGCTCAAAACTCCATGCTGGTTGAAGGCGGTGGCGCCCGATACACGACCTCGATGGCTTCGAACGCTTGCTTGCCCTCCCAGACCCCCGTTTGATGCGCGTTTCCCATCGCCAGACGGGCATGGCGAACGCCACTGACCCGGGCTAGCGACCTCCCGTCAGAGTGATGGAAAACACTGCTTGCGTTCACGCCCGAATCGTTTACTGTCAATCCAATGAAGGGCCCGGCCCCTGCCCAGCACAAGTTTGGTGAGGCGAGCTGGTTACCTTCATCCGACCGGGGTGGATGCGTGCTGAACACCCCGTCCGGTCGCCAGATCAGCACGGTTTTGAGAGTTTGTTTTCGAGATGATCAATATTTACGTGGGCAACCTGCCCTACTCCCAGGATGACCAGGGCCTCCAGGCCGCCTTCGAAGCCTTCGGCGAAGTCAAATCCGCCAAGGTGATCAAGGACATGGCTACCGGTCGTTCCAAGGGCTTCGGTTTTGTCGAGATGACCGACAAGGCCGCCGGCGAACAGGCCATCGAAGCGCTTAACGATACCGACATGGACGGCCGCACCGTTCGTGTCAACGAAGCGCGTCCGCGCGAGCGTAGCAACGATCGCGGTGGTTTCGGTTCGCGTTACTAAGACGCTCTCCGGGAGATGACGAAAAGCCGGCCATTGGCCGGCTTTTCTGTTTCTGGATGGCCGGAATGCGCCGGTCGCTGACGAGCGTCCGCCACCATTACTCGGAATCAGATACCACCGACTGCCGCGGCAGTCGTGGATAGCGGAACAAATCGAACCGCCCCGCACCGATCAACGACTCGGCCTGAATTCCCGGCACCTCGAAGGCCAGCGAGTACAAGCCGCCCCCCTCGGGCAACTCGCGCTGACACTTGCGCCAGATACGCAACATCGGCTCAGGGGAAAGGAAGGTAAACACCGCCTCCTGATCACGCCAGGACACGCGCCAGAAATCACGAAATTTCACCTGGCAATTCGACAGCTGACGACAGCGCCACCAAGCCACGACATAGAGCAACGGCGCGGTCTCAAAGCCGGTGAATTGCGTCCCGGGAAACCGTTTGGCCAAGGCCGTGATCACGTGGCCGTCCCCACAGCCCACATCGGCCAGTTGCCGAATCCGGCGTGTCCGGATCTCCTCGGCCAATACCTCGATCACCGCCGTCCCCGAGCGATAAAGCGGCACCCGGTGGCGTATCGCATTGAACTGAATCAGCAAGAGGATCAAGGCCGCGGCGAGAAACCAGCCCGGATGGATCTGTAGCCCACCCCACATCACCAGCGGGGCGACCAACAGCACCCCGCGCCACCACGGCGGCAACAAGCGCCACCCCATCAGCATGGCCAACACGCCGGCTACCAACGCGATCAGCCACGCGTCAGGCATCTCGCCCTGCCACTGCATCCAACTGCGCGCAATCAGGAGACTCGCCAGTATCGCGAGTGCCAGAACGGCGAACCCGATCAGCAGGGCCAGATGGCGACGCATCGTGAGGTTATCGGCTGGCTTCGGTGTCGATCGGCGTGCCGGTGTCGGGGTTGTCCGTCGCCCCGGCTCCTGGATCGGTCACGCCCGTCGGGCCCTCGAGTAGATCCTCGACATTCATTCCGCCCCCGCGGGAGGGTTCAAGGATGCGCCGGGTTGCGGATTCCTTCATCACCGTCATCGATATGCGCCGGTTCTGCGGATCGAGCGGGTCTTCCGCGACGAACGGCAAGGCGTCCGCCATCCCGATGACCTGCAGGAACTTGTCCGGCTGATAGCCATACTCCGCCAGTGTTCGACGGGCCGAGTTCGCTCGCTCGGCGGACAGCTCCCAGTTGCTTCGCTCCCGACGATCGAAGGGACGGGCGTCGGTATGCCCCTCGATCGACAGGCGGTTGGGCATGTCGTTCAGGACCGGGGCGAGCGAATGCAGAATCTCGACGGCATACCCCTGCAGGTCATCGGAACCCAGCTCGAACATCGGCCGATTTTCCTTGTCGATGATCTGGATGCGCAGCCCATCGCGGGTAATGTCGAGCTTGATCTGATCCTTGTAGGCCTTGAGGGCCGGATCGACCTCGATCAAGGACTCCAGGCGCTCCTTGAGCTCTTCGATCTGCTCCCGCTCGAGCGCCTCGATCTGCTCCTGGATCTGCTCCTGGGTCATTTCGGACGGATCGGCCGTCTTGTCCTCGGATCGGGTATCCCGCTTTTCGGGCGTGGGCTTGTCGCCCGCCTGCACCTGCCCTTCCTGGCGGGTGAGGTCGTCCCCGCCCCCGTCGATCAGGCTTTCGCTCATGCCGGCACTGCTGCCACCTTCCAGGGTGACCTTGGTCGGGTTGGCGAAATATTCCGAGATGCCCTTGAGATCTTCCTCGCCCATCGAGCCCAGCAGCCACATGAGCAGAAAGAACGCCATCATCGCGGTCACGAAATCGGCGTAGGCAATCTTCCACGCCCCACCATGGTGACCACCATGGCCCTTCTTGACCTTCTTGATGACGATCTGCTGGTTTTGATCCGGTTGTTCGGCCACCGTCTTTCTACCCCGTATTCAACCGGTTCACTTGTTTTCCTTGAGGAAGGTCTCGAGCTCCGTGAAGCTCGGTCGATCCGAGGAATACAACACTTTGCGGCCGAACTCGACGGCCACCTGCGGCGGGTAGCCGTTCATGAACGCAATCAGCGCGGCCTTGATGCTTTGCTGATACTTGGTGCCGTCATTGATCTTGTGCTCGAGATTGTTGGCCACCGGATTGACGAACGCGTAAGCCGCGAGGATACCGAGGAAGGTCCCCACGAGAGCCGCGGCGATCAGTTTGCCGAGTTCCGACGGCGGCAGGTGGACCGACTCCAGGGTGTGCACCACCCCGAGGACCGCCGCAACGATACCGAACGCCGGCAGGGCCTCACCCATCTTGGCAATCGCTGATCGGGGCAGATCCGCCTCTTCGTGGTGGGTATCGATGTCCAGGTCCATCAGGTTGTCGATCTGGTGCACATCCAGCGTGCTGGAGACCATCAGCCGCAGATAGTCGGTGATGAATTCGACGGTGTGATGGTCCTTCATGACGGTCGGAAAACCATTGAACAACTCACTGTTTTCCGGATCGTCGATGTCTTCCTCGATCGCCATCAACCCCTCCTTGCGCGCCCGCGTGAACACCGCATAAAGGAGTGCAAGGGTCTCCATATTGAGTTTCTTGCCATACCGAGAGCCCTTAAAGGCGGTGCCGAAGCCACCGAGTGTTGCCTTCAGCGTCTTGGGCGAGTTGCCGGCAATCAGGGC harbors:
- a CDS encoding RNA recognition motif domain-containing protein; protein product: MINIYVGNLPYSQDDQGLQAAFEAFGEVKSAKVIKDMATGRSKGFGFVEMTDKAAGEQAIEALNDTDMDGRTVRVNEARPRERSNDRGGFGSRY
- the motB gene encoding flagellar motor protein MotB codes for the protein MAEQPDQNQQIVIKKVKKGHGGHHGGAWKIAYADFVTAMMAFFLLMWLLGSMGEEDLKGISEYFANPTKVTLEGGSSAGMSESLIDGGGDDLTRQEGQVQAGDKPTPEKRDTRSEDKTADPSEMTQEQIQEQIEALEREQIEELKERLESLIEVDPALKAYKDQIKLDITRDGLRIQIIDKENRPMFELGSDDLQGYAVEILHSLAPVLNDMPNRLSIEGHTDARPFDRRERSNWELSAERANSARRTLAEYGYQPDKFLQVIGMADALPFVAEDPLDPQNRRISMTVMKESATRRILEPSRGGGMNVEDLLEGPTGVTDPGAGATDNPDTGTPIDTEASR
- the motA gene encoding flagellar motor stator protein MotA; the encoded protein is MMVAIGWLIVTGSIIGGFMLAGGHLIILFQPIEYLMIFGAAGAALIAGNSPKTLKATLGGFGTAFKGSRYGKKLNMETLALLYAVFTRARKEGLMAIEEDIDDPENSELFNGFPTVMKDHHTVEFITDYLRLMVSSTLDVHQIDNLMDLDIDTHHEEADLPRSAIAKMGEALPAFGIVAAVLGVVHTLESVHLPPSELGKLIAAALVGTFLGILAAYAFVNPVANNLEHKINDGTKYQQSIKAALIAFMNGYPPQVAVEFGRKVLYSSDRPSFTELETFLKENK